GTTGCGCCTGAGATGGAATTTTATCTGACCAAGCGCAATGAAGATCCAGATCTGCCGCTGCAACCACCGGTGGGCCGGTCGGGCCGCCAGGAGACCGGCCGCCAGTCGTTCTCGATCGATGCCGCCAACGAATTTGATCCGCTGTTTGAAGATATGTACGACTGGTGCGAGGCGCAGGGCCTGGATCTGGATACGCTGATCCACGAAGAGGGCACCGCGCAGATGGAAATCAACTTCCGTCACGGCGACCCGCTGCATTTGGCTGACCAGATTCTGGTGTTCAAGCGCACCATGCGCGAGGCCGCGCTCAAGCACGATATGACCGCGACCTTTATGGCCAAGCCGATCACCAACGAGCCTGGCAGCGCCATGCACTTGCACCAGAGCATCGTCGATCGCAAGACCGGGCAGAACATATTCTCCAATGAAGATGGGAGCATGAGCGAGCTGTTCCTGCATCATATCGGCGGCTTGCAGCGTTACATCCCTGAGGTGCTGCCGCTGTTCGCGCCAAACGTGAACTCCTTCCGCCGCTTCCTGCCGGACACTTCCGCGCCAGTAAACGTCGAATGGGGCGAAGAGAACCGCACCGCCGGCTTGCGTGTGCCCGACTCTACGCCGCAGAACCGCCGTGTGGAAAACCGCCTGCCCGGCGCCGATGCCAACCCTTACATCGCCATTGCCGCGAGTTTGCTCTGCGGCTATCTGGGCATGGTCGGCAGAATGGAGCCATCGGCACCCGTCAAGGGTCGTGCCTATGAGCGCCGCAACCTGCGTCTGCCGCTGACCCTCGAATCGGCGCTGGAGCGTATGGAGCAATGTGCTGACGTGGAAGCGGTACTCGGCAGCAAGTTCTGCCGTGGCTACGTCGCCGTCAAACGCGTTGAGCACGAGAATTACAAGCGCGTGATCAGCTCCTGGGAGCGCGAGTTCCTGCTGCTAAGCGTCTGATTAAGCGTTATCAAAGTGCGCCCGGGCCGGGCGCCTTCGACATTGACATCGGCATGCGGAGCCCAGGCATGCCGAAGGCAAGGAGTATCGAATGAGCAACGAAACCCATTACAGCACTGCCCAACTGCAAGCCATGGATGCAGCGCATTACCTGCACCCGTTCACCGATCACAAGGAACTGGGCGAGCGCGGCACACGTATTATCGAGCGCGCCCAGGGCGTGTATCTGTGGGACAGCGAAGGCAACCAGATACTCGACGGCATGGCTGGATTGTGGTGCGTGAGTATCGGCTATGGCCGCACCGAGTTGGCCGATGCTGCCTATAAGCAAATGCTTGAGCTGCCCTATTACAACAGCTTTTTCCAGTGCGCAAACCCACCTGCGGTCAAGCTGGCCACGGCCATCGCCGAAATCGCCCCGGCGCACATGAACCATGTATTTTTCACCGGTTCAGGCTCTGAGGCCAACGACACCGTACTGCGCATGGTCCGCCGCTACTGGGATCTGCAGGGCAAGCCGACCAAGAAAACCATTATCGGCCGCGTCAACGGCTACCACGGTTCTACCGTCGCGGGCGCCAGCCTGGGCGGCATGTCGGTCATGCATGAACAGGGTGATCTACCCATCCCCGGTATTGTGCATATTCCGCAGCCCTACTGGTTCGGTGAGGGAGGCGACATGAGCCCGGATGAATTTGGTATCTGGGCCGCGCAGCAACTGGAGGCAAAAATCCAGGAGCTGGGTGAGGATCAGGTCGCCGCCTTTATCGCCGAACCCATCCAGGGCGCGGGCGGGGTGATCATCCCACCGGATACCTACTGGCCGGAGATCAAACGCATTCTGGCCAGATACGACATTCTGCTGGTCATGGACGAAGTGATCTGCGGCTTTGGCCGTACGGGCGAATGGTTCGGTAGCCAGTATTACGACCTCAAACCCGACCTGATGCCGATTGCCAAGGGCATGACCTCAGGTTACCTGCCCATGGGTGGCGTTATCGTTGGCGAACGGGTGGCCAAGGCCTTGATCGATCAGGGCGGGGAATTTTTCCACGGCTACACTTACTCAGGCCACCCGGTTGCGGCCGCAGTGGGTCTGGAAAATCTGCGAATACTGCGCGACGAGAAAATCGTCGAGTATGTAAAGCAGGAAGCGGCACCGTATTTGCAAAGCAGAATAGCCCAACTGGCGGAACATCGTCTGGTGGGTGAAGTACGCGGTGTAGGCCTGCTCGGCGCCATCGAGCTGGTCAGCGACAAAGCCACGCGTGCACGCTTTGCCGAAAAAGGCGCGGCTGGTTCGATCTGCCGCGACATGTGTGTCCGCAACGGGCTGGTGATGCGCGCGGTAGGTGACACCATGATCATGTCTCCGCCTCTGGTTATCACCACGGCGGAGATCGATGAGATGGTGAGCAAGATCTGGCGTTGTCTGGATCTGACGGCTGAGCAACTGGGCGTGTAAACAAGCCTGAGGCAGGGCCTGGCCTGGCACCGCGTTATGAAAACAAATGGAGAAGTGATCATGATCAAACCGCTTGGCAAGACCTTGCTGGCCGCGGCCTGCAGTGTAGCTCTCAGCACTTTCGCCTTCAGCGCCGCTGTGCAGGCTGAAGGCACGGTGAACGTGTACAACTGGTCCGACTATATCGCCGAAGACACCATCGCCAATTTCGAGAAAGAAACCGGCATCAAAGTGACTTACGACGTGTTCGACAGTAACGAAGTGCTGGAAGCCAAGTTGCTGTCCGGCAGTTCCGGATTCGACATAGTCGTGCCGTCCAACCAGTTTCTGGGTAAGCAGATCAAGGCTGGCGCATTCATGCCGCTGGATCGCAGCAAGCTGGAAAACTGGGACAACCTCGATCCCACGCTGCTCAAGGCGCTGGAGAACAACGACCCCGGCAACAAGTACGCCTTCCCCTACCTGTGGGGCACCACCGGTATCGGCTACAACGAGGCCAAGGTCAAAGCCGTTCTGGGTGAGGATGCGCCAGTCAACTCCTGGGATCTGGTTTTCAAGCCGGAGAATATCGAAAAACTCGCCTCCTGCGGCGTAGCCTTTCTCGACGCCCCGGCTGAAATCATTCCCTCGGCATTGTTCTATGCCGGCCTGAATCCCAACAGCACCAATGCCGATGACTACGCCAAGGCCGAAGAGTTGATGATGAGCATTCGCCCGCACATCACCTACTTCCACTCCTCGAAGTTCATCACGGATCTGGCCAATGGCAATATTTGCGTCGCAGTCGGCTGGTCCGGCGACATCCTGCAGGCCGCTGCGCGGGCTGAGGAAGCCGAGAATGGTGAAGTGGTCAAATACGCCATTCCCAAGGAAGGTGCAGCCATGTGGTTCGACATGATGGTCATGCCCGTGGATGCCAAGAATGTCGATAATGCCTACGCCTTTCTCGACTATATTCTGCGCCCGGATGTCATTGCCGACGTCAGTAACTATGTTGCTTACGCCAACGGCAACAAGGCCTCGCTGCCGATGATCGATGAAAGCGTACTGAATGATCCGGGCGTCTATCCGAGCGATGAAACCTTGAATAAACTCTTCACGCTGGCCGAGTTGCCGGCGAATATCGAGCGGGTACGCACCCGTGCCTGGACGCGCATCAAGTCCGGACGCTGATAACGAAAACAACGGTAATCTGAACCGGCCGGCGCAATGAGGCACCGGCCAACAGCAAAAAAACAGACCAGGCCCATACCGGGCTGGAGTCTGCAAGAGGAGAAGTCATGAAGGTTCCAGTGAAAATGCCCATAAAAATGACACTGCTGGCTCTCGCTACCGCAGGTTTGTTCAGCACTGCGGTCAGCGCCCAGGACGCCGGCGAACTGAAGATATTCAACTGGTCGGATTACATTGCCGAAGACACCATTGATAACTTCAAAGAGGAAACCGGCATCGCCGTTACCTATGACGTTTATGATTCCAATGAAGTGCTGGATGCCCGGTTGCTGACAGGGCAGTCTGGTTTCGATGTCGTGGTACCGTCCAACCATTTTCTCACCAAGCAGATCCAGGCCGGTGTTTATCAGGAGCTGGACCACGACAAGCTGCCCAACATGAAGAACCTTGACCCGAAGCTGCTCGCCCAGCTTGACGCCGTAGGTCTTGGCAGCAAGTACGCGATCCCCTACATGTGGGGCACCAACGGGATCGGCTATAACGTCGACAAGGTCAAAGCCATTCTCGGCGACGATGCCCCGATCGATTCATGGGACCTGGTGTTCGATCCGGAAATAGCCAGCAAGCTCTCCAGTTGCGGTATCTCGATGCTGGATTCGGGCGACGATATGGTGACATCCGCCCTCGGTTACCTGGGTCTGGACCCGAACAGCACCGACCCCGAAGACCTGAAGAAGGCTGAAGAGCTGCTGATGAGCGTGCGTAGCTCAGTCCGCTACTTTCACTCATCGCGTTACATCAGCGACCTGGCCAATGGCGACATTTGCGTAGCGGTCGGCTTCTCCGGTGATGTGTTCCAGGCGGCGGATCGGGCAGACGAAGCTGAAAACGGCGTCAACATCGGCTACTCCATCCCCAAGGAAGGCACCCAACTCTGGTTCGACATGATGGCCATCCCCAAAGATGCGCCCAATGCTGACAACGCGCATACCTTTATCAACTACATCCTGCGCCCGGAAGTGGTTGCGCCGATCACCGACTATGTCGCTTATGCCAACCCCAACAAGGCTGCGAACGAGTTGATTGATGAGGAGATCCTCAACGATCCTGCGATCTATCCCACCGAAGAAGTGATGGACAAGTTGTTCATTGCCGAACCACGGCCCCTGGCAGCCCAGCGCATCGTTACCCGTTCCTGGAACCGGATCAAATCCGGGCAGTAATCGACAGGGGCTGCCACGGCAGCCCCTGTTTCAGCTATATCCCGAATTGACCGGCCCATGCCTTGATTATTGCGTGGGCCCATTACTCGTAGTTGCGGAGAAGATTATGGTGGGAGCAGCAGGTGCCATGAAACAGGCCATGGCCAAGGCAAAACCGGACGAGTTCGTGCGCATTGACCGCGTCAGCAAGCGCTTTGACGGTGCCCTGGCGGTGGATGATGTCAGTCTCAGCATTAACCGTGGCGAAATCTTTGCGCTGCTCGGCGGCTCCGGCTCCGGCAAATCCACTCTGCTGCGTATTCTGGCGGGCTTTGAGCGGCCCTCCGAAGGCCGTGTATTTCTTGATGGCCAGGATATTACCGATTTGCCGCCCTACGAGCGGCCGATCAACATGATGTTCCAGTCCTATGCATTGTTCCCGCATATGAGCGTCGAGCAGAACATCGCGTTCGGCCTCAAGCAAGACAAACTGAGCAAGGCCGAGGTCAATGCCCGCGTAGAAGAAATGCTCAAGCTGGTGCATATGACCGAGTACGCCAAGCGCAAACCCAACCAGCTGTCCGGCGGTCAACGTCAGCGCGTCGCGCTCGCTCGCTCACTGGCGAAAAGCCCCAAGGTTCTGCTGCTTGATGAACCCATGGGCGCACTGGACAAGAAACTGCGCTCGCAGATGCAGCTGGAACTGGTAGAGATCATCGAACGCGTGGGCGTGACCTGCATCATGGTCACCCACGACCAGGAAGAGGCCATGACCATGGCCCAACGCATCGCCATCATGCACCAGGGCTGGATCGCCCAGGTCGGCTCACCGATGGATATCTACGAAAGCCCGGCCAGCCGTCACGTTGCCGAATTTATCGGCAGCGTCAACATCTTTGAAGGCGAGTTGGTCGCGGATATGGAAGACCACGCGATCATCGAATGTGACGAACTTGATCGGCCGATCTATATCGGCCACGGCATTACCACTCGCGCGCAGGAAAAGAAAATTACCTATGCGCTGCGCCCAGAGAAAGTCTGGGTAAGCACCGAGATGCCTGAACAGCAATACAACTGGGCGCATGGCACTATCCACGATATCGCCTACCTGGGCGGCCACTCGGTGTTTTATATCAAGCTGGAAAGCGGCCATCTGGTGCAGACCTTTTTCGCCAACTCGGAACGCCGGCTGCCGCGCATGACCTGGGAAGACAAGGTCTACATCAGCTGGGACGATGACGCAGGAGTGATACTGCACTCATGAACAAGCTGATCTCTCGCATACTCCCAAGCGGACGCTTCTGGGTTATCAGCGTCCCGTATCTGTGGCTGTTTCTGTTTTTCCTGCTGCCCTTCGCCATCGTGCTGAAGATCAGTTTTTCCGAAGCCGCCATAGCCATTCCGCCCTACAAGCCCCTGTTCGATTACGTCGAGCAGTCGCTGAATGTGGTGGTGAATCTCGGCAACTATATTTTCCTCACCCAGGACTCGCTGTACCTTGCAGCTTATCTGGGCTCGTTGAAGGTAGCGCTGATATCCACCGTGATTTGCCTGTTGCTGGGTTACCCCATGGCGCTGGCCATTGCCCGCGCACCCCGGGAGAAACAGCTGGTTTATCTGCTACTGGTAATGATGCCCACCTGGACGGCGATCCTGATCCGCGTCTACGCCTGGATGGGCATTCTCAGCAGTAATGGCCTGCTGAATAACCTGTTGATGTCGATCGGCGTGATCAGCTCGCCGCTGCAGATCCTCAACACCAATATTGCGGTGTATATCGGCGTGGTTTATGCCTACCTGCCGTTTATGGTGTTGCCGCTGTATGCCAATCTGGTCAAGCATGATGAAACCCTGCTGGAGGCGGCGATGGACCTGGGCGCGTCAAAGCTGAGCGCGTTCTGGAAGATCACTGTGCCGCTGTCCAAGACCGGCATCATTGCCGGCTCGATGCTGGTATTTATTCCGGTGGTGGGGGAGTTCGTGATTCCCGAGCTGCTCGGCGGACCGGAAACGCTGATGATCGGCAAGATACTGTGGCAGGAGTTCTTCAACAATCGTGACTGGCCGGTTGCCTCGGCACTTGCCATCGTGATGCTGGCGATTCTGCTGATACCCATCATCCTGTTTCACTACAACCAGTCCAGAGCGATGGAGAAGAACGCATGAAAAATCGTTTCGCTTTCTCCACCATCATGCTCTGGGTCGGCCTGGCGTTTATCTACATTCCCATGGTCATCCTGGTCATCTACTCGTTCAACGCCTCGCGCCTGGTGACGGTCTGGGGCGGCTGGTCAGTCCACTGGTATGTCGGCCTGCTGGACAACACGCAACTTATGAACGCCGTCAAACGCAGCTTGCAGATAGCCCTCTACACCGCCTGCGCCGCGGTTGCGCTAGGTACCCTGGCGGCTTTTGTGATGACGCGGATCAAACGCTTCCGTGGCCGTACGCTGTTTTCCGGTTTGGTGACGGCGCCCCTGGTCATGCCTGAGGTAATTACCGGTCTGTCCTTGCTGCTGTTGTTCGTGGCCATGGCGCAGTTGATCGGCTGGCCCGCAGAGCGCGGCGTGATGACCATCTGGATAGCCCACACGACCTTCTGTACGGCCTATGTCGCGATTGTCGTCAGTGGCCGTTTGGGCGAGCTGGACCAGTCGATTGAAGAGGCGGCCATGGACCTTGGCGCGCCGCCGTGGAAAACCTTCCTGCTGATCACCGTGCCGATGATCGCGCCGTCGATTGCCGCCGGTTGGTTGTTGTCCTTCACGTTGTCGCTGGATGATCTGGTACTCGCCAGCTTCGTCTCCGGCCCGGGCGCTACCACGCTGCCAATGGAAGTTTTCTCCGCCGTACGTTTGGGCGTCAAACCGGAGATCAATGCGATCGCCAGTGTGATCCTGCTGGCCGTTGCACTGTTTACGCTGCTGGCCTGGTTCCTGGTGCGCAGCGCCGACAAGCGCAGCCGCATGCCACCGCCGGAAGATGACAAGCACATCACCTGGCAGGCGGCGATCAACAGCCGCAAACATTCCTAACGCACCAAGCAGGAACAAAAGGCGCCAATGGCGCCTTTTGTTTGCCTGCAGTTTGCCTTTTTTCACGTTGTGGCCGCGCTTGGCAGGGCGCTGCCAATAGGTTAATCTGAATATGAATGAACGTTCATTTTATTAATGGCGTCATGCAGCCAGGGCGCTTAGCTTCATAAGATGCCCATTCAATTACCTGAAGTATGTACAGCCGAGGAATACCGGATAAACTAGGCGAATGAATACTCATTCGAACACTGCAAAAATCATTCGGCCCCGGATCAAGGACAAGCGCAGCGCCATATTACAGGCCGCGCTGAAAGTCTTCGCCGAGGGCGGCGTCAACGGCGTTCCGATGCCGGCACTGGCTGAACAGGCTGGCGTCGGCACGGGCACCATTTACCGATACTTCAGCAGCAAGGAAGCCTTGGTCAATGAGCTGTTCAGGGAGGAGAAGCTTGGTCTTAATCGACGCCTCTACTCGAATCTGGACAAGAGCCTGACGCCTTACGAGAAATTTGCGCTGGTGTGGCAGAGAATGGTGCTTTACACCCGTGAAGCGCCCGCGTCTTACCGTTTTATGGAACTGCAGGATCATCGCCCTTATCTGGACGATGAAAGCCGCACCCTGGATCGCGAGACCAGAGCACCGCTTCTCGAACACTACCGCTTGTTGCAGAAGCAGGGCGTGTACCGCAAAGATATCCGCGCCGAGGTATTGATGGCGCTGATCTGGGGTGCCTTTGTCAATCTGATCAAGGCCGAACGCGATGGCCTGATCAGCCTCGATCAGACTGACATCGATGCCGCACGTGACGCTTGCTGGAGCCTGTGTACCGGTTGAGCCTTGCTGTACCACAACCAGCTATAACGTGGAGACAAGCAATGAGCACAACTAAGAAGACCTTTCTGGGCGCCGTCCTGACGGCGGCAATGAGCACCGGCGCCAATGCCGGTGATCTGGAGCAACGCTGGCTGGAAATGATTGCCAGTGGTGAGGCCTACCCCGCCGAAACCCTGCTGCCCCTGTTTGAGCAATTGCAGCCGGTGGATACCGAGTTCATGCTCGGCACCTGGAAAGGGGGCAAGTTTGACGGCGGCGCAGAGCCAGACCCGATCAACTGGTACGGCAAACGTTTCAACTCCACCACCGATGTCGAACCACTGCTGGTATTGGATGCCGATGGCAAGGTGCAGACCTTCGACAAGCTTGGCGGCGCGCAGATGCGCGAGATCAAATACAACGGCGTTACCTCCGCCGCACTGATTTACGACAGCCAACCGATCATGGACTACTTTCGCAAGGTCAATGACGACGTTGTCATCGGTCTGGGCGACATCAAAGGCAAACCCACCGACTTCGTGTTTCATCTGACCCGCCAATAAGCCGGCAAATCAGGTTAGGATAAGCCTTGAATCTCACCGGCCACAGGTTGGCCGGTGTTACGCAATGCATCCGATGGAGAAACAAACGTGTCCAGCCTGGTCCCTGCCATTGATCCCGATGGCCTGCTCGAGTACTCCGTGGTTTTTACCGATCGCTCGCTGAATCACATGTCCGGCACTTTTCAGCAGGTCATGCGCGATATTTCCACCACCCTGAAAGACGTATACCAGGCGGCCGCTGTGGCTGTTGTCCCTGGTGGCGGAACCTATGGCATGGAAGCGGTAGCCCGGCAATTTGCCCAGGATCAGCGTTGCATGGTGATTCGTAACGGCTGGTTCAGCTATCGCTGGTCGCAGATCTTTGAGATGGGCCGTCTGCCCGCCGAAGAGATCGTACTCAAGGCACGCCAGACCTCCACTGACGAGCAAGCTCCCTTTGCGCCAGTACCGATTGATGAAGTGGTGGCCAGCATTCGCCAGCACAGACCCAGCCTGGTGTTTGCGCCGCATGTGGAAACCGCTGCCGGCATCCTGTTACCGGATGACTACCTGCGCGCTGTGGCTGATGCGGTGCATGAGGTTGGCGGCTTGTTCGTACTCGACTGTATCGCCTCCGGCACCGTCTGGGTCGATATGCAGGCCTGTGGCGTCGATGTGCTGATCAGCGCGCCACAGAAAGGCTGGAGCGCGTCGCCGTGCAGCGCACTGGTGATGCTCAGCCAGCAGGCACTGAAGCGCCTGGAAGGCACTACCAGCAACAGCTTCGCCTGCGACCTGAAAAAGTGGCTGCAGATCATGCAGGCCTATGAAAATGGCGGCCATGCCTATCACGCAACCATGCCTACCGACGCGCTATTGCAGTTCCGCAATACCATGCTGGAAACCCGCGACTACGGCTTCGCCAAGGTCAAACAGGAACAGCTGGAGCTGGGCAAGGCGGTGCGGGCGTTATTCAAGGAGAAGGGTTTTGCCAGTGTTGCTGCCGAAGGCTTCGAGGCGCCCGGCGTAGTCGTCAGCTACACCAGCGATGACAGCATCCAGAATGGCAAGGCGTTCGGCGCCCAGGGCCTGCAAACCGCTGCGGGTGTGCCTTTGATGTGCGACGAACCCGCCAGCTTCAAGACCTTCAGGGTTGGGTTGTTCGGATTGGACAAACTGCACAATATCGAGCGCACTGTCAGCAACCTGCGCAAGGCGCTCGAGGCGCTCTAAGAGCGCAGCGGCAAGCTACAAGCGTCAAGCCACAAGCTAAAACCTAAATACCGTGGTTGGCTTGCAGCTTGTGGCTTGCAGCTCGCCGCTCAGGCTTTGCCGCCCGCCTGCACCATGATCTCTTCCATCTTCAGCCCGGTCAGACCATGAATGGTCTTCCACAGGTAAACCAGAATCAGCACCATCATGACCATCGACGGGATCGCAATCATCGGATAGCTGACCAGCGTCATGCGTCCCAGCTCTTCATTGAAGGCCTGGGTACCGGCCGGGCTCACGACAATCCATTTAGCCACGATATAGTTCATGATCGCCGAAAAGAAGAAGGTGCCCGCGAGGAAGTAGGTGGCCTTGAGCAGGCGCTCTTCAAAGATGTCAACCAGGCCCCGCTCGGCCAGGCGGTCATGAATCAGGTCCACGTTCAGCACATTCTTGTTGTACAAAATGGTCCGGATCAACGGGAAACGCGTGCGGGTCGAGACCAGCACCGCCAGGCCGATGGCACCAGGCACTGCAGCTTCCTTGATGGCCAACCACTGCGGGTCGAGCTTCATCAGCCCAATGCCGCCGGTAAGGAAAACACTGACCATGCCCAGCAACGCGATGAAATTGAATTTGCGGTAGCGGATCAGCTCGAACAACCCCCAGCCCAATGGGAAGGCCAGCGCCAGCATCAGCGCCTGACTGGCACCCAGATGCTCCTCGCCGCTGAGTTTCATCAGTATCACTGACGGAATCAGGATACTGACCAGCAGGTCGATCATTGGGCGTGGCTTGTGTTGGGGCTTGTTCTGCGGACTGTGCTGGGAATCGTGCGGACGGTTGTCGGTCATGGGCAATCAGCGGCGCTCTTCAGAGTGTGCGGGCATGATACACGGCCGCACCGGGCGGACTCCATCTCATCCGACCGGTAGCAGCCCGGCATCAGGCCACAGAGATGATGGTCCAGGCCAGATAACCGGTGTAAGCCACGTAAACCGCCATCAGGCAACCGCCTTCCAGCCGGTTGATACGACCCAGCCGCGCCTTGTAGGTGAAACACATCAGCAGCAGGCCCAGCGTCAGGGCAAACATCACCACCCAGTCGCGGTACAACACCACCGACTCCACGGCCATGGGTGCGATGCCAGCGGCAATACCGACGACCGCCAGCGTATTGAACAAACCCGAACCAATAACGTTGCCCAACGCCAGGTCGTGCTCATTCTTGCGAATGGCGACCAGCGCAGAGGCCAGCTCAGGGAGTGAGGTACCTACAGCAACAATGGTCAGACCGATAATCAGATCACTGACCCCCAGGCTCTGAGCGATATAGACCGCGCCCCAGACCAGTATCCGCGAGCTGACAACCAGCAATACCAAACCCACTACCAGCCAGATCAGCGCCGGCCGCAAGGGCATCGCGTTGGCCTTCAACTCCTGGTCATAATCGGACTCCAATGCGTCACCGCGGCTACGCAGGCCCTGGTATATAGACCAGCCCATCAGCACGAAGAACACGATCAGCAGCACCCAGGCATCATTCCGGCTAAGCTGCCCGTCCATCAACTGGTAGCCGGCCAGCAGCGTGATACCCAGCAGAATCGGCAGCTCCTTGCGGACCACCTGGGAATGCACGTTGATCGGGCTGATCAACGCGACCAGGCCGATAATCAGCGCGATATTGGTGATGTTCGAGCCATAGGCATTACCCAGCGCCAGGCCGGGGTTGCCCTGCGAAGCAGCCAGCGCCGAGACCACCATCTCCGGTGCGGAGGTGCCGAAACCGATAATCAGCATACCGATCAGCAGCGGCGGCATACCGAAATGGGTAGCCGTAGCGGACGCGCCGCCGACAAATTTATCTGCACTCCAGACCAACAGAACCAGACCGACGACCACCGCAGCAAATGCCAAAAGCATGATGAGCTATACCTTGAAATGTCTTGGCCGGCCATTATGGTGTAAAGCCAGCCCGAGCACTAGCGCCCTCAGCCGACTTGCTGTTGACGCTGACGCTCTTCCTCCACCAGCTCTTTCTTGGACAGCTTGCCCACCGGGGTCTTCGGCAATGCATCGCGAATTTCCATCGACTGGAGGCGCTCATGTTTGCCCAGCCGCGACTCGAGAAAAGCTTGCAGGGTGGCAAAATCAAACACCTGCGCACCGTCCTTGAGCTTGATAAACGCCTTGGGCGCCTGGCCGCGGTAAGCATCGTAGACCCCGATCACCGATACCTCTTCCACTGACGGGTGTTCGTAGATCGCCTCTTCGATGGTGCGCGGATAAACGTTGTAACCGCTGCACAGAATCATGTCCTTGGTCCGGTCAACGATATACACCCAACCATCTTCATCCATGTAGCCCACATC
This genomic stretch from Halopseudomonas pelagia harbors:
- a CDS encoding ABC transporter permease subunit, with the protein product MKNRFAFSTIMLWVGLAFIYIPMVILVIYSFNASRLVTVWGGWSVHWYVGLLDNTQLMNAVKRSLQIALYTACAAVALGTLAAFVMTRIKRFRGRTLFSGLVTAPLVMPEVITGLSLLLLFVAMAQLIGWPAERGVMTIWIAHTTFCTAYVAIVVSGRLGELDQSIEEAAMDLGAPPWKTFLLITVPMIAPSIAAGWLLSFTLSLDDLVLASFVSGPGATTLPMEVFSAVRLGVKPEINAIASVILLAVALFTLLAWFLVRSADKRSRMPPPEDDKHITWQAAINSRKHS
- a CDS encoding glutamine synthetase family protein; amino-acid sequence: MNKIEAWLKENKITEVECMVSDLTGIARGKIAPTMKFISEKGMRLPESILLQSVTGDYVEDDIYYDLLDPADIDMICKPDDSAVYLVPWALEPTAQIIHDCYDKAGEPIEMSPRNILKKILKMYADKGWQPLVAPEMEFYLTKRNEDPDLPLQPPVGRSGRQETGRQSFSIDAANEFDPLFEDMYDWCEAQGLDLDTLIHEEGTAQMEINFRHGDPLHLADQILVFKRTMREAALKHDMTATFMAKPITNEPGSAMHLHQSIVDRKTGQNIFSNEDGSMSELFLHHIGGLQRYIPEVLPLFAPNVNSFRRFLPDTSAPVNVEWGEENRTAGLRVPDSTPQNRRVENRLPGADANPYIAIAASLLCGYLGMVGRMEPSAPVKGRAYERRNLRLPLTLESALERMEQCADVEAVLGSKFCRGYVAVKRVEHENYKRVISSWEREFLLLSV
- a CDS encoding ABC transporter ATP-binding protein; amino-acid sequence: MVGAAGAMKQAMAKAKPDEFVRIDRVSKRFDGALAVDDVSLSINRGEIFALLGGSGSGKSTLLRILAGFERPSEGRVFLDGQDITDLPPYERPINMMFQSYALFPHMSVEQNIAFGLKQDKLSKAEVNARVEEMLKLVHMTEYAKRKPNQLSGGQRQRVALARSLAKSPKVLLLDEPMGALDKKLRSQMQLELVEIIERVGVTCIMVTHDQEEAMTMAQRIAIMHQGWIAQVGSPMDIYESPASRHVAEFIGSVNIFEGELVADMEDHAIIECDELDRPIYIGHGITTRAQEKKITYALRPEKVWVSTEMPEQQYNWAHGTIHDIAYLGGHSVFYIKLESGHLVQTFFANSERRLPRMTWEDKVYISWDDDAGVILHS
- a CDS encoding aspartate aminotransferase family protein; the encoded protein is MSNETHYSTAQLQAMDAAHYLHPFTDHKELGERGTRIIERAQGVYLWDSEGNQILDGMAGLWCVSIGYGRTELADAAYKQMLELPYYNSFFQCANPPAVKLATAIAEIAPAHMNHVFFTGSGSEANDTVLRMVRRYWDLQGKPTKKTIIGRVNGYHGSTVAGASLGGMSVMHEQGDLPIPGIVHIPQPYWFGEGGDMSPDEFGIWAAQQLEAKIQELGEDQVAAFIAEPIQGAGGVIIPPDTYWPEIKRILARYDILLVMDEVICGFGRTGEWFGSQYYDLKPDLMPIAKGMTSGYLPMGGVIVGERVAKALIDQGGEFFHGYTYSGHPVAAAVGLENLRILRDEKIVEYVKQEAAPYLQSRIAQLAEHRLVGEVRGVGLLGAIELVSDKATRARFAEKGAAGSICRDMCVRNGLVMRAVGDTMIMSPPLVITTAEIDEMVSKIWRCLDLTAEQLGV
- a CDS encoding TetR/AcrR family transcriptional regulator — protein: MNTHSNTAKIIRPRIKDKRSAILQAALKVFAEGGVNGVPMPALAEQAGVGTGTIYRYFSSKEALVNELFREEKLGLNRRLYSNLDKSLTPYEKFALVWQRMVLYTREAPASYRFMELQDHRPYLDDESRTLDRETRAPLLEHYRLLQKQGVYRKDIRAEVLMALIWGAFVNLIKAERDGLISLDQTDIDAARDACWSLCTG
- a CDS encoding polyamine ABC transporter substrate-binding protein — encoded protein: MKVPVKMPIKMTLLALATAGLFSTAVSAQDAGELKIFNWSDYIAEDTIDNFKEETGIAVTYDVYDSNEVLDARLLTGQSGFDVVVPSNHFLTKQIQAGVYQELDHDKLPNMKNLDPKLLAQLDAVGLGSKYAIPYMWGTNGIGYNVDKVKAILGDDAPIDSWDLVFDPEIASKLSSCGISMLDSGDDMVTSALGYLGLDPNSTDPEDLKKAEELLMSVRSSVRYFHSSRYISDLANGDICVAVGFSGDVFQAADRADEAENGVNIGYSIPKEGTQLWFDMMAIPKDAPNADNAHTFINYILRPEVVAPITDYVAYANPNKAANELIDEEILNDPAIYPTEEVMDKLFIAEPRPLAAQRIVTRSWNRIKSGQ
- a CDS encoding extracellular solute-binding protein translates to MKPLGKTLLAAACSVALSTFAFSAAVQAEGTVNVYNWSDYIAEDTIANFEKETGIKVTYDVFDSNEVLEAKLLSGSSGFDIVVPSNQFLGKQIKAGAFMPLDRSKLENWDNLDPTLLKALENNDPGNKYAFPYLWGTTGIGYNEAKVKAVLGEDAPVNSWDLVFKPENIEKLASCGVAFLDAPAEIIPSALFYAGLNPNSTNADDYAKAEELMMSIRPHITYFHSSKFITDLANGNICVAVGWSGDILQAAARAEEAENGEVVKYAIPKEGAAMWFDMMVMPVDAKNVDNAYAFLDYILRPDVIADVSNYVAYANGNKASLPMIDESVLNDPGVYPSDETLNKLFTLAELPANIERVRTRAWTRIKSGR
- a CDS encoding ABC transporter permease subunit, encoding MNKLISRILPSGRFWVISVPYLWLFLFFLLPFAIVLKISFSEAAIAIPPYKPLFDYVEQSLNVVVNLGNYIFLTQDSLYLAAYLGSLKVALISTVICLLLGYPMALAIARAPREKQLVYLLLVMMPTWTAILIRVYAWMGILSSNGLLNNLLMSIGVISSPLQILNTNIAVYIGVVYAYLPFMVLPLYANLVKHDETLLEAAMDLGASKLSAFWKITVPLSKTGIIAGSMLVFIPVVGEFVIPELLGGPETLMIGKILWQEFFNNRDWPVASALAIVMLAILLIPIILFHYNQSRAMEKNA